One Novipirellula galeiformis DNA window includes the following coding sequences:
- a CDS encoding amino acid aminotransferase: MHRFIGIPTAPPDSILGLTEAFLADKNPSKMNLSVGVYKDASGQTPILKCVKEAERRLIETEATKGYLSIDGLPDYREQVRSLVFGDSIDAGRIAILQTPGGTGALRVAADFIVAQLSPARIWMPSPTWANHPAIFAAAGLASETYRYLGSDRTSFDLAGMLEDLNQKTKPGDAVLLHACCHNPTGVDPTPEDWKAIAKTVAERQLIPLIDFAYQGFGDGIEQDKAGLQTILEAVDEAIVCNSFSKNFGLYSERVGSVCLVAADSETMKAAQSQLKTIVRTNYSNPPRHGGAIVATVLQDAELTTLWKQEVDEMRQRIDALRQQFVETMKTTGAGHDFSFLLKQKGMFSFSGLTPMQVDELKNKHGIYIVGSGRINVAGMSEAKMDSLCQSVASVL, encoded by the coding sequence GTGCACCGATTCATTGGAATTCCGACCGCTCCGCCAGACTCCATTCTGGGGCTGACCGAAGCTTTTTTGGCGGACAAGAATCCTAGCAAGATGAACCTCAGCGTCGGGGTTTACAAGGACGCATCGGGCCAGACGCCGATTTTGAAGTGCGTCAAGGAAGCTGAACGACGTTTGATCGAGACCGAGGCGACCAAGGGTTACCTGTCGATCGATGGCTTGCCGGACTATCGCGAACAAGTCCGCTCGTTGGTGTTTGGCGACTCGATTGACGCGGGCCGCATTGCCATTCTGCAGACCCCCGGCGGCACCGGTGCGCTGCGTGTCGCAGCCGATTTCATCGTCGCTCAACTTTCGCCAGCGCGAATCTGGATGCCATCACCGACGTGGGCAAACCACCCGGCTATCTTTGCCGCTGCGGGACTGGCAAGCGAAACCTATCGCTACCTGGGAAGCGATCGCACCTCATTCGACCTTGCTGGGATGCTCGAAGACTTGAATCAGAAAACAAAGCCGGGTGACGCGGTGTTGCTGCATGCGTGCTGCCACAACCCGACGGGCGTCGACCCCACCCCCGAAGACTGGAAAGCGATCGCGAAGACGGTTGCCGAGCGTCAACTGATTCCTCTGATCGATTTTGCCTACCAAGGCTTTGGTGATGGCATCGAGCAAGACAAAGCGGGACTGCAAACCATTTTGGAAGCGGTCGACGAAGCCATTGTGTGCAATTCGTTCAGCAAGAACTTTGGACTGTACAGCGAACGCGTCGGCTCGGTTTGCTTGGTCGCTGCGGACTCGGAAACGATGAAAGCGGCACAAAGTCAGTTGAAGACGATTGTGCGTACCAACTACAGCAACCCACCGCGTCACGGCGGGGCGATCGTCGCCACGGTCTTGCAAGACGCTGAGCTGACGACGCTTTGGAAGCAGGAAGTCGACGAGATGCGCCAGCGGATCGATGCTCTGCGCCAGCAATTCGTCGAGACGATGAAGACGACCGGTGCAGGTCACGATTTCTCGTTCTTGCTCAAGCAAAAGGGGATGTTCTCCTTTAGCGGTTTAACCCCCATGCAAGTCGACGAGCTGAAGAACAAGCACGGCATCTACATCGTCGGCAGCGGCCGCATCAATGTCGCGGGCATGAGTGAAGCCAAAATGGACTCGCTATGCCAATCGGTTGCGTCGGTGCTGTAG